The proteins below come from a single Desulfitobacterium metallireducens DSM 15288 genomic window:
- a CDS encoding LicD family protein, whose translation MGNRGEYGTELNKVQSIILSIFKEIVRICDENDIIYFIINGTALGAVRHGGFIPWDDDIDIGMTRENYDHFLSIAQEKLPQDLFLQTVETEPNSPFYCAKVRKNGTKFIEEYCANLNINHGVFVDIFPFDNIPDNLKQRKKHHLKVNIISNFFIAKCLTGSSKPQHGVIGGLKIAVRKLLHIVLILVPKKILYRKLDLECQEYNQTPSKVKAFVKYSYLQIPSIDLEKVDRISFEGVEVNCPGHVNSYLKHHYGDYMMLPPSEKRVGHRPYSLEF comes from the coding sequence ATGGGAAATAGAGGGGAATACGGCACGGAACTAAATAAAGTTCAATCAATAATATTGAGTATATTTAAAGAGATAGTTCGTATTTGTGATGAAAATGATATTATCTATTTCATAATTAATGGAACGGCACTGGGGGCCGTTCGTCATGGCGGGTTTATTCCATGGGACGATGATATTGACATTGGAATGACTAGAGAAAATTATGATCATTTTTTATCAATAGCGCAGGAAAAATTGCCACAAGATTTGTTTTTACAGACGGTAGAAACAGAGCCCAATTCGCCCTTTTATTGTGCAAAAGTTAGAAAAAACGGAACGAAATTTATTGAAGAATATTGTGCAAACTTAAATATTAATCATGGTGTTTTTGTTGATATTTTTCCTTTTGATAATATTCCTGATAACCTGAAACAGAGAAAAAAGCATCATCTAAAAGTGAACATTATTTCCAATTTCTTCATAGCTAAATGTTTAACAGGGTCAAGCAAACCACAACATGGGGTGATAGGCGGATTAAAAATTGCGGTCAGGAAATTACTTCATATTGTTTTGATTCTTGTTCCTAAAAAGATCTTATATAGAAAACTTGATTTAGAGTGTCAAGAATACAATCAGACACCTAGCAAAGTAAAAGCTTTTGTTAAATATTCGTATTTACAAATACCGAGCATAGATCTTGAGAAGGTAGATAGAATCAGTTTTGAAGGTGTTGAAGTAAATTGCCCAGGACATGTGAATTCGTATTTAAAACATCACTACGGTGACTATATGATGTTGCCTCCATCAGAGAAAAGGGTAGGACATAGACCTTACAGTTTGGAGTTTTAA
- a CDS encoding glycosyltransferase family 2 protein — MLVSFIIVAYNAEDRIANVLNNLLQQDYEHKKIETILVDSNSSDKTKNVMENFREAYKGLFRRVCVLDNPQKILPCGWNVALSEAQGDVILRVDAHSKIPADFIRQNVICMESGEKIAGGPRISIIDESSNWQCTLLMAEKSMFGSGIAKYRNANSPQYVNTLAHAAYSREVFERVGGYDERLVRTEDNEIHYRMREAGYKFFFSPKIKSYHFSRNSLVKMIKQKFLNGYWIGLTIGISPKCFSLYHFVPFAFVLGIIITSLLATFGLPQLGMLMWGAYWIVAILMAVLSVEKKNFNVSSSALPTLFLLLHVSYGVGTLVGLFKMPSWRKNSIVV; from the coding sequence ATGCTTGTATCATTTATTATCGTTGCATACAATGCAGAAGATAGAATAGCTAATGTTCTGAATAATCTTTTACAGCAAGACTACGAACATAAGAAAATAGAGACTATTTTGGTCGACAGCAACTCAAGCGATAAAACAAAAAATGTAATGGAGAATTTCCGCGAAGCATATAAAGGTTTATTCAGAAGAGTATGTGTGCTAGATAACCCACAAAAGATATTACCTTGTGGCTGGAACGTTGCCTTATCGGAGGCACAAGGCGATGTAATCTTAAGAGTTGATGCACACTCTAAAATACCTGCTGACTTCATTCGTCAGAATGTAATTTGTATGGAAAGTGGCGAGAAAATTGCAGGAGGTCCTAGGATAAGTATTATTGATGAGAGTAGCAATTGGCAGTGTACATTGTTGATGGCTGAAAAATCAATGTTTGGCAGTGGTATTGCTAAATACCGTAATGCTAATTCTCCGCAATATGTAAATACACTTGCACATGCAGCCTATAGCAGAGAGGTTTTTGAGCGTGTTGGGGGATATGATGAAAGATTAGTCCGAACTGAGGATAACGAGATTCACTACCGAATGAGGGAGGCAGGGTATAAGTTCTTTTTTTCGCCAAAAATCAAATCGTACCATTTCTCAAGAAATAGTCTAGTGAAGATGATAAAGCAAAAATTCCTTAATGGGTATTGGATAGGTTTAACAATAGGTATTTCACCCAAATGCTTTTCACTCTACCATTTCGTGCCGTTTGCGTTTGTACTGGGAATCATCATTACAAGTCTATTGGCGACCTTTGGATTGCCACAATTGGGCATGCTGATGTGGGGAGCTTACTGGATAGTTGCAATTTTGATGGCGGTATTATCGGTTGAAAAGAAAAATTTTAATGTATCGTCATCGGCGTTACCGACCTTGTTCCTTTTATTGCATGTCAGTTATGGTGTCGGAACTTTGGTAGGCTTATTTAAAATGCCGAGCTGGAGGAAAAACTCAATAGTTGTTTAG
- a CDS encoding tyrosine-protein phosphatase has protein sequence MIDTHLHILPSLDDGVRDFEEAITLARQLVQVGYTQVIATPHVLGGKSFLSPEIIRKSVEQLNKILREQEIPLEVLPGAEIYLFPQLPRYVKEGRILTLGGQGKYLLVELPVLSLPHYVEKVFFELQVAGYHPVLAHPERYSYIMNDRALLEHWAGSGVLYQLNLRSLSGRYGSGPKEVALWLLKHHMISLVGTDTHHPSLENEPFLRELALLGDSLGEDGKDILMQRNPRAVLTQGAIQRTEFQGEFIRTKSRGKGNSGKKRWRLNFF, from the coding sequence TTGATTGATACCCACCTCCATATACTACCCAGTCTCGATGACGGGGTCAGGGATTTTGAAGAGGCCATCACTCTTGCACGACAGCTAGTTCAGGTGGGCTATACTCAGGTGATCGCTACCCCTCACGTCCTTGGGGGGAAGTCATTTCTTTCCCCGGAAATAATTCGCAAGTCTGTAGAACAACTAAATAAAATTTTACGGGAACAGGAGATTCCGTTGGAAGTACTTCCTGGTGCAGAAATTTACCTCTTTCCGCAACTGCCTCGTTATGTCAAAGAAGGAAGGATTCTAACGCTTGGAGGGCAGGGGAAATACCTGCTGGTAGAACTCCCCGTACTCTCACTTCCTCATTATGTTGAGAAGGTCTTCTTTGAACTTCAAGTAGCAGGTTATCATCCGGTTTTAGCTCATCCCGAACGCTACAGCTATATCATGAATGACCGGGCACTTCTTGAACATTGGGCTGGATCGGGAGTGTTGTATCAGCTCAATTTGAGGAGCTTAAGCGGACGTTATGGATCGGGACCTAAAGAAGTTGCGTTATGGCTACTTAAACATCATATGATTTCTTTGGTAGGTACGGATACCCATCACCCGAGTTTAGAAAATGAACCCTTTTTGAGGGAGTTGGCTTTGTTAGGAGATTCGTTAGGTGAGGACGGAAAGGATATCCTCATGCAAAGAAACCCTCGAGCGGTTCTTACGCAAGGGGCTATTCAGAGAACTGAATTTCAAGGGGAATTCATACGGACAAAATCACGAGGTAAAGGAAATTCAGGAAAAAAACGTTGGCGCTTAAACTTTTTTTAG
- a CDS encoding CpsD/CapB family tyrosine-protein kinase produces the protein MILSEYKLFSMLSPKSPISEAFRTLRTNIEFSNVDRVVKRILFTSTGPREGKSSTIANLASMMVQTDKKVLIIDADLRNPTQHKILSQDNCEGLTTLLVDEGLPILNYIKKTDQEGLELLTSGPIPPNPAELLGSKRMKQLLSEAAEAYDIVLIDSPPTIAVTDSSILAQSVDGVVLVLASGEVSRDYAVQAKEQLEKVGAKILGIVLNKMEMKTKEYYYYYSYDQRSSQKA, from the coding sequence ATGATTTTGAGCGAATATAAGTTGTTCAGCATGCTTAGCCCGAAGTCGCCGATTTCTGAGGCTTTTCGCACGCTGAGAACGAATATCGAATTTTCCAATGTTGATCGGGTTGTTAAACGAATTCTATTTACCAGTACTGGCCCAAGAGAAGGAAAATCTTCAACAATTGCTAATCTTGCATCGATGATGGTACAAACGGATAAGAAGGTGCTTATTATCGATGCAGATCTTCGCAATCCAACCCAACACAAAATATTGAGTCAAGATAACTGTGAAGGATTGACAACATTACTCGTGGATGAGGGACTCCCAATTCTGAATTATATTAAAAAGACGGACCAAGAAGGTTTAGAGCTCTTGACATCAGGCCCAATTCCGCCGAATCCTGCCGAGCTACTTGGTTCAAAGCGAATGAAACAACTCTTAAGCGAAGCGGCTGAGGCCTATGATATTGTGCTTATCGATTCTCCACCAACGATTGCCGTGACGGATTCATCCATATTGGCTCAATCCGTGGATGGAGTTGTTTTAGTTTTGGCATCTGGGGAAGTCAGCCGTGACTATGCTGTGCAAGCCAAGGAACAGTTGGAAAAAGTCGGAGCTAAAATCTTGGGTATCGTACTGAACAAAATGGAAATGAAGACTAAAGAATATTACTATTACTATTCTTATGATCAGCGATCAAGCCAAAAAGCATAA
- a CDS encoding YveK family protein, whose protein sequence is MEEELDLQQYWQMLKKHWRMIIAIPLIATLMSGLVSFFVIKPVYQASTTLIVGKKTSDLPVQQAGQILDYDVLMANQQLVKTYSAIAKSRTVEDDVIKELNLPFAIETLDRKISVVPVKDTEILAITVEDINPEQAAQIANEMANQFSQAVMDIKKVDSISIVDKAIAPLKPVKPNKILNVFIAFVIGLMVSIGLAFLREYLDNTIKTTHDAENLLGLPVLGMIPHYETDDL, encoded by the coding sequence ATGGAAGAAGAACTCGACCTCCAACAGTATTGGCAAATGCTTAAGAAGCACTGGCGTATGATTATAGCCATCCCTTTAATTGCCACTTTAATGAGTGGACTTGTCAGTTTTTTTGTGATTAAACCCGTTTATCAAGCGTCTACGACGCTGATCGTTGGGAAAAAAACATCTGATTTGCCAGTTCAGCAAGCAGGCCAAATTCTCGACTATGACGTTCTAATGGCAAATCAGCAATTAGTTAAAACGTATAGTGCGATTGCTAAAAGTCGGACGGTGGAAGATGACGTGATAAAGGAGCTGAATCTTCCTTTTGCTATTGAAACTTTAGATCGTAAAATCTCCGTCGTTCCAGTTAAAGACACGGAAATTCTGGCTATAACTGTTGAAGATATAAACCCAGAGCAGGCAGCACAAATAGCCAATGAGATGGCTAATCAGTTTTCTCAAGCAGTTATGGATATTAAAAAAGTAGATAGTATCAGTATTGTGGATAAGGCCATCGCGCCGCTAAAACCGGTTAAACCGAACAAGATCCTTAATGTTTTTATTGCCTTTGTTATTGGGTTAATGGTCTCAATAGGTTTGGCTTTTCTTCGTGAATATTTGGATAACACCATCAAAACGACTCACGATGCAGAGAATCTCCTGGGCCTTCCTGTATTGGGAATGATCCCGCATTATGAGACGGATGATCTCTAG
- a CDS encoding LCP family protein — protein MKLNKLGLGILLSFGMLGISLGAFYWKGQTHDQAMVVYQPSEVALGNEEEEKGKSESPVPKEKGRVNILLLGIDNKGDEPGRADSIILVSANSDTHQISAISIPRDTRVSLPEVGLTKITHANVVGELKGGIDEGTLETVKAVSNLLEVDINYYLKINFKGFEKVVDAIGGIDVSLPSSVNDRRSNLHLSAGEHHLSGEEALVLVQARYDLPDGDFGRQQNQFYVVQSLANQMLAPSNIPELPKLITTIRQDLLDTNMSIYEMVTLGVEFKGIDKEAMKYYQLPGKGISALDPLVGAVVYYYEPNKDGVKKVIQEAFER, from the coding sequence TTGAAATTGAATAAATTGGGGCTAGGCATTCTTTTGAGTTTTGGAATGTTGGGAATTTCTCTCGGAGCTTTCTACTGGAAAGGGCAAACGCATGATCAGGCAATGGTAGTTTATCAGCCCTCAGAGGTTGCTCTAGGAAATGAAGAAGAGGAAAAAGGTAAATCTGAATCGCCGGTGCCAAAGGAAAAAGGAAGGGTAAATATTCTTCTCCTTGGTATTGATAACAAAGGTGATGAACCAGGAAGAGCAGACTCGATAATTCTTGTTTCAGCCAATAGTGATACGCATCAGATTTCGGCCATTTCCATTCCACGGGATACCCGAGTTAGTCTTCCTGAGGTGGGGCTGACCAAAATTACTCACGCTAATGTCGTTGGTGAGTTAAAAGGGGGTATCGACGAGGGAACGCTGGAAACAGTAAAAGCGGTTAGTAATTTGTTAGAAGTCGACATCAATTATTATTTAAAGATAAATTTCAAAGGTTTTGAAAAAGTAGTCGATGCCATTGGGGGAATTGACGTGAGTCTTCCCAGTTCAGTAAATGACAGAAGGTCAAACCTTCATTTGTCAGCGGGGGAACATCACCTTTCTGGGGAAGAGGCTCTTGTCTTAGTGCAGGCTCGTTATGATTTACCAGACGGAGATTTTGGCCGCCAGCAGAATCAGTTTTATGTCGTTCAGTCTTTAGCAAATCAAATGCTTGCTCCTTCAAATATTCCTGAATTGCCCAAATTGATAACCACTATTCGTCAGGATTTACTCGATACGAATATGTCAATTTATGAGATGGTAACACTGGGGGTTGAATTCAAAGGGATAGATAAAGAAGCAATGAAATATTATCAGTTACCAGGAAAAGGAATTTCGGCTCTTGATCCGTTAGTAGGAGCAGTGGTTTATTATTATGAACCGAATAAAGACGGCGTTAAGAAAGTCATACAAGAAGCGTTTGAAAGGTAA
- the pyrE gene encoding orotate phosphoribosyltransferase, whose protein sequence is MITSEEVLNIFEESGALLKGHFRLTSGKHSNRYMQCAKVLQYPHHAARLGEELAQAWKDQGIDVVIGPAMGGILVAHEVGRALGTKVLFTERENGVMTLRRGFELTPGQKVLVVEDVITTGGSVKEVLEVVRKLGAEPVGVGVIVDRSGGKADFGLPHVSLLKIQIETFEPENCPLCAEGIPAIKPGSRAI, encoded by the coding sequence ATGATTACATCAGAAGAAGTTTTAAATATTTTTGAGGAAAGCGGGGCACTTCTCAAAGGCCATTTTCGCTTAACCTCAGGTAAACATAGCAATCGATACATGCAATGTGCAAAGGTTTTGCAGTATCCTCATCATGCAGCTCGCTTAGGGGAAGAATTAGCTCAGGCTTGGAAAGACCAAGGAATTGATGTTGTTATAGGGCCAGCCATGGGAGGAATTCTTGTGGCACATGAGGTAGGAAGAGCGTTAGGAACTAAGGTTCTTTTTACAGAGCGTGAAAATGGAGTTATGACCTTGCGTCGTGGTTTTGAACTTACTCCTGGACAAAAAGTCTTAGTTGTAGAGGACGTTATTACGACGGGTGGATCGGTGAAAGAGGTTTTAGAAGTCGTTCGCAAACTTGGGGCTGAGCCAGTTGGTGTTGGGGTTATAGTCGATCGCAGTGGGGGAAAAGCAGATTTTGGTCTTCCTCATGTCTCCTTGCTAAAGATTCAGATTGAGACCTTTGAACCTGAAAACTGTCCTCTTTGTGCAGAAGGTATTCCTGCGATTAAGCCTGGAAGTAGGGCAATATAA
- the pyrF gene encoding orotidine-5'-phosphate decarboxylase — MSSELNERVMVALDVEDRAKALEIAQQLQRSGCWVKVGLELYSICGTEIIRELKAMGFRVFLDLKLHDIPNTVKRTVAVLANCGADLLTIHCSGGFQMMAESVEVAKASSTSENGLKLVGITVLTSLDEKRLHEELGVERNLKEQVLMLAELGKKAGLAGVVASPQEARDLRAQSGPDFLLITPGIRPAGSETQDQARTMTPREAIESGSSYIVVGRPITRAANPREALEHLWD; from the coding sequence ATGAGTTCGGAATTAAACGAGCGCGTTATGGTTGCACTTGATGTTGAAGATCGAGCTAAAGCCCTAGAGATTGCTCAGCAATTACAAAGAAGTGGATGTTGGGTTAAAGTTGGGTTAGAGCTTTATAGCATTTGTGGGACAGAAATTATTAGGGAACTAAAAGCGATGGGCTTTAGGGTATTCCTTGATCTGAAGCTTCATGATATTCCGAATACTGTCAAACGGACGGTTGCAGTATTAGCAAACTGTGGGGCGGATTTGTTGACGATTCATTGCAGCGGTGGCTTTCAGATGATGGCTGAGTCGGTTGAAGTAGCTAAAGCGTCTTCAACCTCTGAAAATGGTCTTAAACTCGTTGGAATTACGGTCTTGACGAGCTTAGATGAAAAAAGGCTCCATGAAGAACTTGGGGTGGAGCGGAATCTTAAGGAACAAGTCCTTATGCTTGCAGAACTCGGAAAAAAAGCGGGCCTTGCAGGAGTTGTAGCTTCTCCGCAAGAAGCACGGGATCTGCGAGCGCAGAGTGGCCCTGACTTCTTACTCATTACACCAGGCATTCGGCCTGCAGGAAGCGAGACTCAGGATCAAGCGCGGACGATGACTCCGCGAGAGGCGATTGAGTCGGGCAGTTCTTATATTGTTGTAGGACGGCCGATTACACGCGCGGCAAATCCTAGAGAGGCTTTGGAGCATCTTTGGGATTAG
- a CDS encoding dihydroorotate dehydrogenase — MQQSKASVKTINTEVKLGPLALRNPVITASGTYGFGEEYAPLCPVERLGGITLKGITPEPRMGNPVPRLAETPAGLLNSVGLENPGLDEFIASYLPKVRELPTAAIANISGFSVEDYTHMARALQKESGLAAIEVNISCPNVKHGGMHFGTDPASAEQVIAAVKAETDLPVIAKLSPNVTSIVAMAQAVARGGADIISLINTLLGMSIDIEKQRPVLANTMGGLSGPAVRPVAVRMVWEVSQAVEIPIIGMGGILTWQDAVEFLLAGASAVSIGTGNFVDPQAPLSVLEGIEEYCQRHGVSNVSELTGLAWKGNI, encoded by the coding sequence ATGCAACAGTCTAAGGCATCCGTGAAAACGATCAACACCGAAGTAAAGTTAGGTCCCCTTGCTTTGAGAAATCCAGTTATTACAGCTTCGGGAACGTATGGCTTTGGGGAAGAATATGCTCCGCTTTGCCCAGTTGAAAGATTAGGTGGGATAACACTCAAAGGAATTACTCCTGAACCTCGGATGGGGAACCCTGTTCCAAGACTTGCAGAAACGCCAGCAGGACTTCTCAATTCTGTAGGACTAGAAAATCCCGGGTTGGATGAATTTATCGCTTCTTATCTTCCTAAGGTTCGAGAATTGCCGACGGCAGCGATTGCTAATATCTCAGGTTTTTCCGTCGAAGATTATACACACATGGCTCGGGCCTTACAAAAGGAATCTGGATTAGCGGCCATTGAAGTCAATATATCCTGTCCGAACGTTAAACATGGAGGCATGCATTTTGGCACGGATCCAGCCAGTGCGGAGCAAGTGATTGCTGCGGTTAAAGCAGAAACGGATTTACCCGTGATCGCGAAACTTTCACCGAATGTAACCAGTATTGTCGCCATGGCCCAAGCAGTAGCTCGAGGCGGGGCGGACATCATATCCTTAATTAACACCCTTCTAGGCATGAGTATTGATATCGAAAAACAACGTCCTGTATTAGCAAATACTATGGGGGGCCTCTCAGGTCCAGCCGTGCGCCCTGTCGCAGTGCGGATGGTTTGGGAAGTTTCACAGGCCGTTGAAATACCTATCATAGGGATGGGTGGAATTCTCACCTGGCAGGATGCGGTGGAGTTTCTCCTGGCTGGCGCAAGTGCTGTTAGTATTGGAACAGGGAACTTTGTGGATCCTCAGGCTCCGCTTAGCGTTTTAGAGGGAATCGAAGAATACTGCCAGCGTCATGGGGTTTCTAATGTTAGCGAACTCACGGGATTAGCATGGAAGGGAAATATATAA
- a CDS encoding dihydroorotate dehydrogenase electron transfer subunit gives MRLEDAKIVEHEIMGDPQLGMMRLVFKTEIAKEAHPGQFVQLKVSSGLDPLLRRPISIAGVDTDKNEITLLYRLKGKGTKVLAQAKPGDELNLLGPLGQGFTIPQSGTLYLVAGGIGAFPLLPLAQKALEQGVKVCLFWGGENQRFLESAGMHLWEDLGITIEVSTMDGSMGIQGTVLDLLRNHELTESGQVAVCGPMMMMASVNEFFKETDFEVEASLEERMGCGVGACLGCVCTLQDEQGKLRRGKVCKDGPVFKAKEVVWNATV, from the coding sequence GTGCGTTTAGAAGATGCTAAAATTGTGGAACATGAAATAATGGGGGATCCTCAATTGGGGATGATGCGATTGGTTTTCAAGACAGAAATAGCCAAAGAAGCACATCCTGGGCAGTTTGTTCAACTCAAGGTTTCTTCGGGATTAGATCCGCTGCTGAGACGACCGATCAGTATTGCGGGAGTCGATACAGATAAAAATGAAATCACCTTGCTTTATCGCCTGAAAGGTAAAGGAACAAAAGTATTAGCCCAAGCGAAACCCGGAGACGAGCTCAATCTTCTCGGACCTTTAGGGCAAGGTTTTACAATCCCTCAAAGTGGAACCTTATATCTGGTAGCTGGTGGAATTGGGGCCTTCCCGCTGCTTCCGCTGGCTCAAAAAGCCTTGGAGCAGGGAGTAAAGGTTTGTTTATTCTGGGGCGGAGAAAACCAAAGGTTTCTGGAAAGCGCTGGCATGCATCTTTGGGAGGATTTGGGTATAACCATCGAAGTTAGCACTATGGATGGAAGTATGGGTATTCAAGGAACCGTTCTAGACCTTCTTCGTAACCATGAATTGACAGAATCCGGTCAAGTCGCAGTTTGTGGCCCGATGATGATGATGGCAAGTGTGAATGAGTTTTTTAAAGAAACGGATTTTGAAGTAGAGGCTTCACTCGAAGAGAGAATGGGTTGTGGTGTAGGGGCTTGCCTGGGTTGTGTTTGCACGCTACAAGATGAACAAGGAAAGCTTAGACGCGGGAAAGTCTGCAAAGACGGACCGGTCTTCAAGGCAAAGGAGGTCGTTTGGAATGCAACAGTCTAA